One genomic region from Proteus vulgaris encodes:
- a CDS encoding OB-fold-containig protein: MNLFFQNSLAFPSIIFSALLIIISFYWLCAAFGLLDIDLFNIDSELDINVDATGLAGWLTKLGLAGIPVTIILTFFTLFGWFISYFTNYWIISAIETNFIRYLTGFVAFIITSFIALNLTAVCLKPIRKKLMSRNKPKSVHQLVGKLALVRSINVTENKGEAVLEDGGAGLILQIRAPETENIKRGDSVVIISYDAPTHSYQVVTEDEFHR; encoded by the coding sequence ATGAATTTGTTTTTCCAAAATAGCCTAGCGTTTCCCAGCATTATTTTTAGTGCATTACTTATTATTATCTCTTTCTATTGGCTTTGCGCTGCTTTTGGATTATTAGATATTGATTTATTTAATATTGATAGTGAATTAGATATCAATGTTGATGCAACAGGGCTTGCTGGTTGGTTAACTAAATTAGGATTAGCCGGTATTCCTGTCACCATTATTTTAACTTTCTTCACCCTTTTTGGCTGGTTTATCAGTTACTTTACTAATTATTGGATTATTAGTGCTATTGAAACGAATTTTATTCGTTATTTAACAGGCTTTGTTGCCTTTATCATTACCTCTTTTATTGCACTTAATCTTACGGCGGTATGTTTAAAACCGATCCGTAAAAAACTGATGTCACGTAATAAGCCTAAATCAGTACACCAATTGGTAGGTAAATTAGCGTTAGTACGGTCAATCAATGTAACAGAAAACAAAGGTGAAGCTGTTTTAGAAGATGGAGGTGCGGGTTTAATTTTACAAATTAGAGCGCCTGAAACAGAAAATATTAAACGAGGGGATAGCGTAGTTATTATTAGTTATGACGCGCCCACTCACAGTTATCAAGTCGTAACGGAAGATGAATTTCATCGCTAA